The Pseudomonas berkeleyensis genome includes a region encoding these proteins:
- a CDS encoding phage portal protein, with product MKWLKSWSPPWRKGAAAAAPVGSRELLEMIAAGAVAVSGVSVNASSALRYAPFFACLKVLAEDVGKLPIKLYKERETRGADVARQHPVHRLISRRPNDFMTASEFWEMCTAHLVLRGNFYAWKNIVNGVVVELLPLSPLTTKPKLREDWSLVYDVTFANGKRDILSADEVFHVRSLSLDGVRGLGALEYARECLGAGIAAERHGAKLFVNGANPGGVLQTDGTLTDEVFARVRDSWNEKHQGLDNSHKVAILEGGLKWATVTMTNADAQWLENRKHTDNQLCGMLRVPPHKVAILDRSTNNNIEHQSLDYVNDGLMPYLNRIEDRIRVSLLNERDEESHFAKFNVAALLRGDMKARSQFYKDMVGIGAFSPNDVLELEDRNPREGGDIYLTPSNMIINGRPTDENEKRA from the coding sequence AATGGCTCAAAAGCTGGAGTCCGCCCTGGCGGAAAGGCGCCGCCGCGGCCGCGCCAGTTGGGTCGCGCGAGCTGCTGGAGATGATCGCGGCCGGTGCTGTCGCGGTGTCTGGGGTGAGCGTCAACGCCTCCTCGGCACTGCGCTACGCCCCGTTCTTCGCCTGCCTCAAGGTGCTGGCCGAGGACGTGGGCAAGCTGCCGATCAAGCTCTACAAGGAACGCGAAACACGCGGCGCCGACGTGGCACGGCAGCACCCGGTGCACAGGCTGATCAGTCGTCGCCCGAACGACTTCATGACGGCCTCTGAGTTCTGGGAAATGTGCACCGCGCACCTTGTGTTGCGCGGCAACTTCTACGCCTGGAAGAACATCGTCAACGGCGTGGTTGTCGAGCTGCTGCCGCTGAGCCCGCTCACCACCAAGCCCAAGCTACGCGAGGACTGGAGCCTGGTCTACGACGTGACCTTCGCCAATGGCAAACGGGACATCCTGTCAGCTGATGAAGTGTTCCACGTTCGCTCGCTCAGCCTGGATGGGGTGCGCGGCTTGGGTGCGCTGGAGTACGCCCGTGAATGCCTCGGCGCTGGGATCGCCGCAGAGCGGCACGGCGCCAAGCTGTTCGTGAACGGTGCCAACCCTGGCGGCGTGTTGCAGACCGACGGCACGCTTACAGACGAAGTCTTCGCCCGTGTACGCGATAGCTGGAACGAGAAGCACCAAGGCCTCGATAACTCACACAAGGTGGCCATTCTCGAAGGCGGCCTGAAGTGGGCGACGGTAACCATGACCAACGCCGACGCGCAGTGGCTGGAGAACCGCAAGCACACCGATAACCAGCTGTGCGGGATGCTCCGGGTGCCGCCGCACAAGGTGGCCATCCTCGACCGTTCCACGAACAACAACATCGAGCACCAATCGCTCGACTACGTGAACGACGGTTTGATGCCCTATCTGAACCGTATCGAGGATCGCATTCGTGTCTCGCTGCTCAACGAGCGCGACGAGGAAAGCCACTTTGCCAAGTTCAACGTGGCTGCGCTGCTGCGCGGTGACATGAAGGCGCGCAGCCAGTTCTACAAGGACATGGTTGGCATCGGTGCGTTTAGCCCCAACGACGTGCTGGAGCTGGAAGATCGCAACCCTCGCGAGGGCGGCGATATCTACCTGACCCCATCGAACATGATCATCAACGGACGGCCGACAGATGAGAACGAAAAACGCGCTTAG